The DNA segment ACCGgccagattaaaaaaaataaaaaattaaaaccatttAGTTAATTTTGCACTATATTCAATACTTTAGAGCGCTGGTCGGCAAAACTTACACATTTTACCgatttatattttatcaattttttattttggttatggattttaaaaattaaatttaaaaattttactattaaattaaaatataaaaatttaatatttaatcgcAAACATcttgaattataaataaaatttttattagattaaaataattatatttttaatttcaaaaacggAATTAATCCAATGACTATTGGAACCTTGAAGTCCATCCACTTTTTAAAGCTGTGGTGGCAGTTTAAAgaagtttatacatatacaataaacAATAGAATAgtaatttttgcaatatataatatatttttgttcattcaatatttaattcaagATGATCCTGATCTGGATCCCAATACCGATGTACCCGTAAACGAGGACGAATTTTTTCGTGGAGTCTTCCAGACCACCCTCAAAGAATTCGATCTAATTTACTCTGGAGAACTCTCGGGAATAGTCTCAAATCATAAGATTGACGATATGTAAGATTGTATTCGAAGAGAGCGTATTATTCCTAAAACCTTGTTTTCTATATCCATATTTACGCAtttacacgtacatacatatgttatataaatcatttataggcaaaatatggaaaatattaacgAACTGCAGTTTATCAGTACAAAACTACTTTGGAATTCAAAACACTCgaatttttggaagaatccaaaATGTTTAAACTGGTGGACTACATTATATTTGGCAAACACTTCAGATTTATGTGTAGGATTGAAGGATAGGGATGGGATCATACGTACTCCTCTACAGAGGAAGCCAGTAAAAGATCTACCAAAAGTAagttaaattctttaatttgaaaatatcgattttaattaaatatttttagaatcaAATTTGGAAACCGCAAATTTGCATTAGATTCCTGCTGACCATGCTagaattgattgaaaaaaatatgtcttccGTTAATTGTCCATACACTGTTTATGAATTTGTATATGACTCATTCGCAAAgtgtattaaattgaaaaagcaCATTGGTAAAACGGAATATTCTTTTTTAAACGAAGAGTACATAGATCGTTGCAGAAAACAAACATCTATGTCATGTTAATCAACCTAAAAGTGCCTGTACATGCTATGTTATATTAATAGTAAATGTAAGAAAAAtgtacttttattatattt comes from the Bactrocera neohumeralis isolate Rockhampton chromosome 2, APGP_CSIRO_Bneo_wtdbg2-racon-allhic-juicebox.fasta_v2, whole genome shotgun sequence genome and includes:
- the LOC126766817 gene encoding decapping nuclease DXO homolog, whose amino-acid sequence is MATAANKNGYEVLIELQASVFNDEISSPPFYLNRPKILKLYAYQGFEANSSDVRLPYFIEPRSYPIDLNKGFEKFIYRRHWEFSKMLETTLKYILDSEENVLQPYMSENPEEHRSLKTEDDESYQRQNSKRKLVLSNRGCLSNIMIIPYRLVASKYNDKTIFATHYCGVLHISDYSYNNNTTRGNAYHNKFQQTCFSDDPDLDPNTDVPVNEDEFFRGVFQTTLKEFDLIYSGELSGIVSNHKIDDMQNMENINELQFISTKLLWNSKHSNFWKNPKCLNWWTTLYLANTSDLCVGLKDRDGIIRTPLQRKPVKDLPKNQIWKPQICIRFLLTMLELIEKNMSSVNCPYTVYEFVYDSFAKCIKLKKHIGKTEYSFLNEEYIDRCRKQTSMSC